From the Solanum lycopersicum chromosome 10, SLM_r2.1 genome, one window contains:
- the LOC104649570 gene encoding uncharacterized protein, protein MTSNLAESVNTMFDVVREFLIVALFEEISRRFALLFHQRRMELVHYANRFVPSIEKDISEYVNAGNKLLAHQIANYKFSVTGHGDVATVDLQRRTCTCRIFDLDKIPCPHAMTAIRCQHGADFGNQIYLYSSPYYSVEKYIMAYCQEIHPVPNEV, encoded by the coding sequence ATGACATCAAACCTCGCGGAATCGGTGAATACTATGTTTGATGTTGTAAGAGAATTTCTCATTGTCGCTCTATTTGAGGAAATAAGCAGGAGATTTGCATTGTTATTTCACCAAAGGCGTATGGAACTGGTGCACTACGCAAATAGATTTGTTCCTTCAATTGAAAAAGACATATCAGAGTATGTCAACGCGGGCAACAAGTTGTTGGCCCATCAAATCGCTAACTACAAGTTCAGTGTCACTGGGCATGGAGATGTTGCTACTGTGGATCTACAAAGAAGAACTTGTACTTGTAGAATTTTTGATTTGGACAAAATACCTTGTCCACATGCCATGACAGCGATTCGATGCCAACATGGTGCCGATTTTGGAAATCAGATTTACCTGTACTCCTCTCCATATTATTCAgtggaaaaatacataatggCATATTGTCAAGAAATTCACCCGGTGCCAAATGAAGTGTAA